DNA sequence from the Cupriavidus oxalaticus genome:
GAGAAGGCCATGAGCCGCGAATACCGCGGCCGCAAGATCGCGATGATCTCGCAGGACCCGCTGACCTCGCTGAACCCGGTCTTCACCGTCGGCGACCAGGTCGGCGCGCCCTTGCACTACCACGGCCGCGCCGACAGCCGCGAGGCGCGCCGCCGCCAGGTGGTGCAGGTGCTGGAAAGCGTACGCATTCCCTCGCCGCAGACACGCCTCGACGACTATCCGCACCAGTTCAGCGGCGGCATGCGCCAGCGCGTGGTGACCGGCATGGCGATCGCCAGCGCGCCGCGGCTGCTGGTGGCCGACGAGCCGACTTCCGCGCTGGACGTCACCATCCAGGTGCAGATCATGGCGCTGTTCCGCAAGATCCAGGCGCAGACCGGCGTCGGCATCATCCTGATCACGCACGACCTCGGCGTCGCCGCCAGCATCTGCCATCGCGTGGCGGTGATGTACGCGGGGCGCATCGTCGAGACCGGCGACGTGCGCACGCTGTACCAGCGCCCCGCCCATCCCTATACGCAAGCGCTGCTCAAGTCCATTCCTCACTTCGGCGAAAGGCAGGAGCGGCTGTATGCGATCCCCGGCAGCCCGCCCAGCCTGATCGATCCGCCGCACGGCTGCCGCTTCGCGGCGCGCTGCCCGCACCGCAAGCCGCTGTGCGACGACGCCTATCCGCCCGAGATCGAACTGGAATCCGGCCACAAGGTCAGCTGCTGGCTGGCTTCGGCCGGCTGAGCCACACGCCCTCAGGAGGCACCATGCTGCTCGAAGTCCACGACCTGAAGAAGCACTTCCCCGTACGCGGCGGCGGCACGGTACGCGCCGTCGACGGCGTCAGCTTTGCCGTCGACGCCGGCCAGACCTATGCGCTGGTGGGCGAATCCGGCTGCGGCAAGACCACCATCGCCAGGCAGTTGCTGCTGCTCGAGCGGCCCAGCGCCGGCACCATCCGCTTCGACGGCCAGGACGTGCTCACGCTCGGCCGCACGGGCGTGCTGGCCTACCGGCGCCAGGTGCAAGCGGTGTTCCAGGATCCATCCTCGTCGCTCAATCCGCGCCTGAAGGTCGGCATGCTGCTGGCCGAGCCGCTGCTGGCCCACGGACTCGGCGGCGACCGCGCGGCGCTGCGCCGGCGCCTGCTCGAGCTGCTGGAGATCGTCGGCCTGCCGCCCGGCGCGCTCGACCTGTATCCGCACGAGTTCAGCGGCGGACAGCGGCAGCGCATCGCGGTGGCGCGCGCGCTGGCGCTGCAGCCGCGGCTGATCGTGCTGGACGAGCCGACCTCGGCGCTGGATGTGTCGATCCGCGCGCAGATCGTCAACCTGCTGGCGGACATCCAGCGCAGTTTCGGCATTGCCTATGTGATGATCGCGCACGACCTGGCGCTGGTGGAGCACTTCAGCTCGGCGGTGGGCGTGATGTACCTGGGCAGCATGGCCGAGAGCGGGCCGAGTCCGGCGGTGTTCGGCGCGCCGCGCCATCCCTACACGCAGGCGCTGCTCGGCTCGGCGCCGCGGCCGGACCCGGACCACCAGCCGGCCGAGGGGCTGATCCTCGGCGAGATCGGTTCGGCACTGAACCCGCCACCGGGCTGCAAGTTCCATCCGCGCTGCCCGCGCGCGGTGCCGGCGTGCGGCAAGGACCTGCCGCGCCTGCGCCAGCTTGCGCCGCATGGCGACGGCAAGCCGGTGCATGTGGCGGCCTGCCACCTGCTGGTGTGACCGCCGCGCCCGGCCGCTGGCCGGGCCGCCGTCAGCCGCCCTGCATCCTCGACGGATCGTCGCTGCGCGAAGTCGTCGTCACCGTGCCCTCGCTGTTGAAATGCACGTTGAAGAAGGCCTTGTCGGTCGAGGTCTCCATCCAGCGGTAGCCCCACACCTCTTCCTGCTTCAGCGCGAAGGCCTCGACCTTGGTCGGCTTGCCCAGCAGGCGGCGGATGTCGTCCTTGCTCATGCCCGCACGCACGCGCGCGAAGTTCTCCGGCGTCAGCACCTGCTCGATGCGCGCGACCTTGCCGTCCGCGCCGATGGTGACCATCCACGTGGTCGTGCCCTCGGGCCCGCGCGGATACTCCAGCCGGCGGCCGCCGTCGGCCTCCTCCCAGACGATCTCCGGCTTGCCGGCCTGGCGCCGCAGTTCTTCCTCGGTGGACTGGCCGGGCACGATGCCCTTGAACAGCTCGCTGTCGGGCTTGATCGCGTTCCAGGTGTTGCGCGCGGTTTCGCCCGCCTTCTTCATCGCTTCATCGACCTTCTGCTGGTCGCAGCCGAACAGCGCAAGCACAGAGGCAATCAGTCCCATGGCGGCAAGGCGTCGCG
Encoded proteins:
- a CDS encoding ABC transporter ATP-binding protein; its protein translation is MTQQQAAPAAPAVRDVAAPMLSVQGLTTHLDLRRGLVRAVDGVDLHVHEGETLGVVGESGSGKSMTILSILRLLPRGAQLGGKVLLDGTDLLQLPEKAMSREYRGRKIAMISQDPLTSLNPVFTVGDQVGAPLHYHGRADSREARRRQVVQVLESVRIPSPQTRLDDYPHQFSGGMRQRVVTGMAIASAPRLLVADEPTSALDVTIQVQIMALFRKIQAQTGVGIILITHDLGVAASICHRVAVMYAGRIVETGDVRTLYQRPAHPYTQALLKSIPHFGERQERLYAIPGSPPSLIDPPHGCRFAARCPHRKPLCDDAYPPEIELESGHKVSCWLASAG
- a CDS encoding ABC transporter ATP-binding protein gives rise to the protein MLLEVHDLKKHFPVRGGGTVRAVDGVSFAVDAGQTYALVGESGCGKTTIARQLLLLERPSAGTIRFDGQDVLTLGRTGVLAYRRQVQAVFQDPSSSLNPRLKVGMLLAEPLLAHGLGGDRAALRRRLLELLEIVGLPPGALDLYPHEFSGGQRQRIAVARALALQPRLIVLDEPTSALDVSIRAQIVNLLADIQRSFGIAYVMIAHDLALVEHFSSAVGVMYLGSMAESGPSPAVFGAPRHPYTQALLGSAPRPDPDHQPAEGLILGEIGSALNPPPGCKFHPRCPRAVPACGKDLPRLRQLAPHGDGKPVHVAACHLLV
- the bamE gene encoding outer membrane protein assembly factor BamE domain-containing protein, producing MGLIASVLALFGCDQQKVDEAMKKAGETARNTWNAIKPDSELFKGIVPGQSTEEELRRQAGKPEIVWEEADGGRRLEYPRGPEGTTTWMVTIGADGKVARIEQVLTPENFARVRAGMSKDDIRRLLGKPTKVEAFALKQEEVWGYRWMETSTDKAFFNVHFNSEGTVTTTSRSDDPSRMQGG